In one window of Rhizobium sp. ACO-34A DNA:
- a CDS encoding proline/glycine betaine ABC transporter ATP-binding protein, translating into MASQGIEIRGLYKIFGPRGRDYIEAVYRGMSKTELNGTHGHVLGLKDINISMPAGGITVVMGLSGSGKSTLIRHINRLIDPTAGEVLYDGVDICRMNQQELREFRRHKTAMVFQKFALLPHRTVLENTLYGLDIQGIDRSVSEKTARHWIDRVGLSGFERHYPNQLSGGMQQRVGLARALTNDADILLMDEAYSALDPLIRVDMQTVLLDLQKELKKTVVFITHDLDEALRLGDKIAILRDGEVVQQGSGQEIVLSPADDYITAFVKEVNRGRVIRVATIMAPLTGPPQGPALDATAVLEAAAQTMTAAGQSVAHVVDASGQPIGLIDLQAIIASMVTPSSHLDQPIAAE; encoded by the coding sequence ATGGCTAGTCAGGGCATTGAAATCCGCGGCCTCTACAAGATTTTCGGCCCCCGTGGCCGGGACTATATCGAGGCCGTCTATCGCGGCATGAGCAAGACCGAGCTGAACGGTACGCACGGACATGTCCTCGGCCTCAAGGACATCAACATCTCGATGCCGGCTGGCGGCATTACCGTCGTCATGGGCCTCTCGGGTTCGGGCAAGTCTACCCTCATCCGCCACATCAACCGGCTGATCGACCCGACCGCCGGCGAAGTCCTGTATGACGGTGTTGACATTTGTCGGATGAACCAGCAGGAATTACGTGAATTCCGCCGCCACAAGACGGCCATGGTGTTCCAGAAGTTCGCGCTTCTGCCGCACCGGACCGTTCTGGAAAACACGCTTTACGGTCTCGATATCCAGGGTATCGATCGTTCCGTCAGTGAAAAGACTGCCCGCCACTGGATCGATCGCGTCGGCCTGTCCGGCTTCGAACGGCATTATCCCAACCAGCTTTCCGGAGGCATGCAGCAGCGTGTCGGGCTTGCCCGGGCGCTGACCAACGATGCCGACATCCTGTTGATGGACGAAGCCTATTCGGCTCTCGACCCGCTGATCCGCGTCGACATGCAGACAGTTCTGCTCGACCTGCAGAAGGAGTTGAAAAAGACGGTCGTCTTCATCACCCATGACCTCGATGAAGCGCTGAGGCTCGGAGACAAGATCGCCATCCTTCGCGATGGCGAGGTCGTCCAGCAGGGCAGCGGTCAGGAGATCGTGTTGTCGCCGGCCGATGACTACATCACCGCCTTCGTCAAGGAAGTGAACCGCGGCCGCGTCATCCGGGTGGCGACCATCATGGCGCCGCTGACAGGTCCTCCTCAAGGCCCTGCCCTCGATGCAACGGCTGTACTGGAGGCTGCCGCCCAGACCATGACGGCAGCCGGTCAGTCCGTCGCTCATGTCGTTGATGCCTCCGGCCAGCCGATCGGATTGATCGACCTGCAGGCGATCATCGCATCCATGGTGACGCCGAGCAGCCATCTCGATCAGCCTATCGCTGCCGAGTAG
- a CDS encoding methionine synthase I (catalyzes the formation of methionine from L-homocysteine and S-adenosyl-L-methionine), whose translation MATATNPLSALLAEKGVLLADGATGTNLFAMGLEAGEAPELWNESQPEKIVKLHQDFVDAGADIILTNSFGGTRHRLKLHKAEDRVFALNRKAAEIARSVADKAPRKVIVGGSVGPTGELLQPLGALTYDDAVAAFAEQMEGLKAGGVDVAWIETMSSPEEIRAAAEAAVKVGLPYIYTGSFDTAGRTMMGLDPKDIHGVAKDIGDGPLAVGANCGVGASDILASLLDMTAADPSATVIVKGNCGIPEFRGSEIFYSGTPPLMADYATLARDAGAKIIGGCCGTSCNHLAAMRAALDSYTPGPRPTIETIVERIGPLRNKTASQSGEQEGSRRNRRRG comes from the coding sequence ATGGCTACCGCCACCAATCCGCTTTCCGCACTCCTTGCCGAAAAGGGCGTCCTGCTCGCCGACGGCGCGACCGGCACCAACCTCTTCGCCATGGGGCTTGAGGCAGGTGAAGCGCCGGAACTGTGGAACGAGAGCCAGCCGGAGAAAATCGTCAAGCTGCATCAGGATTTTGTCGATGCGGGCGCTGATATCATCCTCACCAATTCCTTCGGCGGTACGCGCCATCGCCTGAAGCTGCACAAGGCCGAAGATCGGGTTTTCGCGCTCAACAGGAAGGCCGCTGAGATCGCGCGTTCGGTTGCCGACAAGGCGCCACGCAAGGTCATCGTCGGCGGCTCCGTCGGACCGACGGGCGAACTGCTGCAGCCGCTCGGTGCGCTGACTTATGACGATGCCGTCGCTGCCTTTGCCGAGCAGATGGAGGGCCTCAAAGCCGGTGGCGTTGATGTCGCCTGGATCGAAACCATGTCTTCGCCAGAGGAAATCCGCGCGGCTGCCGAAGCGGCCGTCAAGGTTGGCCTGCCCTACATCTACACCGGCTCCTTCGATACGGCGGGCCGTACGATGATGGGCCTCGATCCCAAGGACATCCATGGCGTAGCAAAGGATATCGGCGATGGTCCGCTGGCTGTCGGCGCCAATTGCGGCGTCGGCGCTTCCGATATTCTGGCAAGCCTGCTGGACATGACGGCGGCAGATCCGTCCGCGACGGTCATCGTCAAGGGCAATTGCGGTATCCCCGAATTCCGCGGTTCCGAGATCTTCTATTCCGGCACGCCACCGCTGATGGCCGACTATGCGACGCTTGCCCGCGACGCCGGTGCAAAGATCATCGGCGGCTGCTGCGGCACCTCCTGCAATCACCTTGCAGCCATGCGGGCAGCGCTCGACAGCTACACGCCGGGTCCCCGCCCGACCATCGAAACCATCGTCGAGCGCATCGGGCCGCTGCGCAACAAGACGGCTTCCCAGTCGGGTGAACAGGAAGGCAGCCGCCGCAATCGCCGCCGCGGGTAA
- a CDS encoding efflux transporter periplasmic adaptor subunit has product MSSDDNGTKANQPSAESGDLAAILASGGKRKRGSRWLWRAVAIIVLAAAGYGYYLYSSEATAYTYATSPAKKGDLTVLVTATGSVEPTVQVDVSSEQSGTVREVLVDYNSTVKKGEVIARLDTARFEADVKSAEAALLASNAEVAKAEADMNSARVSMERQKTLVGNRVSTQQDLDSARYNYDAAVATKESAEANVQAAEASLEQSKVTLAKATIMSPIDGIVLSRDVDPGATVAASLQAPTLFKIAGDLREMELQVDIDEADVGQVAVGQQATFTVDAFPDKRFPAEITQIRYASETINDVVTYMGILTVRNDDLLLRQGMTATADIVVQAIRDSLLVPNAALRYTPPENLGTRRRSSSMFSLFRPPRMGSITAPEPAGGERTVWVMRNNVPTAVNIEIGSSDGQNTVVTKGDISEGDKLIIDATAKSG; this is encoded by the coding sequence ATGAGCAGCGACGACAACGGCACCAAGGCCAATCAACCCTCTGCTGAAAGCGGTGATCTCGCGGCCATTCTTGCGAGTGGTGGCAAACGGAAAAGAGGCAGTCGCTGGCTCTGGAGGGCGGTTGCGATCATCGTCCTCGCTGCTGCGGGATACGGCTATTATCTCTACAGCAGCGAGGCGACAGCCTATACCTACGCGACGTCCCCGGCAAAAAAGGGAGACCTGACCGTTCTCGTGACCGCGACGGGTTCGGTCGAGCCGACCGTTCAGGTGGATGTGTCAAGCGAGCAGTCGGGAACCGTGCGCGAGGTGCTGGTCGATTACAACAGCACGGTGAAAAAGGGCGAGGTAATCGCCCGCCTCGATACTGCCCGTTTCGAGGCGGATGTGAAAAGCGCCGAAGCCGCCCTGCTCGCTTCCAATGCGGAGGTTGCCAAGGCGGAAGCCGACATGAATTCGGCGCGGGTTTCGATGGAGCGGCAGAAGACCCTCGTCGGCAACCGCGTCTCCACCCAGCAGGATCTCGATTCCGCCCGCTATAACTATGACGCCGCAGTCGCGACGAAGGAAAGCGCCGAGGCCAATGTTCAGGCGGCGGAAGCTTCTCTCGAACAGTCGAAGGTGACACTGGCCAAGGCGACGATCATGTCGCCGATCGACGGTATCGTGCTTTCGCGCGATGTCGATCCGGGCGCAACGGTCGCCGCCTCCCTACAGGCGCCGACGCTTTTCAAGATCGCCGGCGATCTTCGTGAGATGGAATTGCAGGTCGATATCGACGAGGCCGATGTCGGTCAGGTGGCGGTCGGCCAGCAGGCGACCTTCACCGTGGATGCTTTTCCCGACAAGCGGTTTCCCGCGGAAATCACCCAGATCCGCTATGCGTCCGAAACGATCAACGACGTCGTTACCTACATGGGCATCCTGACGGTGCGCAACGACGACCTGCTGCTGCGCCAGGGCATGACGGCGACGGCAGACATCGTGGTGCAGGCGATCAGGGATTCGCTTCTGGTGCCGAATGCCGCCCTGCGTTACACGCCGCCGGAAAACCTTGGGACAAGACGCCGGAGCAGCAGCATGTTCAGCCTGTTTCGTCCGCCGCGCATGGGGTCGATTACCGCTCCGGAACCGGCAGGCGGTGAGCGTACGGTCTGGGTCATGCGCAACAACGTGCCGACTGCGGTCAATATCGAGATCGGCTCCAGCGACGGCCAGAACACGGTCGTTACCAAGGGCGATATTTCCGAGGGCGACAAGCTGATCATCGACGCCACGGCGAAGAGCGGTTGA
- a CDS encoding macrolide ABC transporter ATP-binding protein — translation MATPPLIQFKQISKTYGRGEATIRALDRIDLTIEKHEFVAIMGPSGSGKSTAMNILGWLDVPTSGEYLFQGISTGGLDRSQHTLLRRHMLGFVFQGFNLLARTSAVENVELPLVYRGMEARERRRLAESALAKVGLSGREHHTTQELSGGQQQRVAIARAIVTSPAVLLADEPTGNLDTKTSREIMDLITGLNRDQGITVIMVTHEDDIAAYAKRNLRFVDGHLHSDSLNGVYSDVP, via the coding sequence ATGGCAACCCCTCCCCTCATCCAGTTCAAGCAGATTTCGAAGACCTACGGGCGCGGAGAGGCGACGATCCGGGCGCTGGATCGTATCGACCTGACCATCGAGAAGCATGAATTCGTGGCGATCATGGGCCCATCGGGCTCGGGCAAGTCGACGGCCATGAATATCCTCGGCTGGCTGGATGTGCCGACATCCGGCGAATATCTGTTCCAGGGTATCTCGACGGGAGGACTGGACCGCAGTCAGCATACGCTTCTGCGCCGTCATATGCTGGGCTTCGTGTTCCAGGGCTTCAACCTGCTTGCCCGGACCTCGGCGGTGGAAAATGTCGAACTGCCCCTGGTCTATCGCGGCATGGAAGCGCGCGAGCGCCGACGCCTCGCCGAAAGTGCGCTGGCGAAAGTGGGGCTTTCGGGGCGCGAGCATCACACCACGCAGGAACTGTCCGGCGGCCAGCAGCAGCGCGTCGCGATCGCGAGGGCAATCGTCACCAGCCCTGCCGTGCTTCTGGCCGACGAGCCGACCGGCAATCTCGACACCAAAACCAGCCGCGAAATCATGGACCTGATTACCGGCCTCAACCGCGATCAGGGCATCACGGTCATCATGGTGACCCATGAGGATGATATCGCGGCCTATGCCAAGCGTAACCTGCGTTTCGTCGACGGACATCTCCACAGCGACAGCCTGAACGGAGTGTATTCCGATGTTCCTTGA
- a CDS encoding multidrug ABC transporter substrate-binding protein — MFLETVKLALRAIFRNMLRSFLTVLGVVIGVAAVIAMVTIGNGTTAQVTAEISKLGTNLLFVRPGQFGPGRASAEAKKFNERDVQAISDQIGGLRAVAGVNQSTQTAIYGGENHSTSVIGTTGDYFVAQDWDLASGRTFLVSEERGGQAVCVIGETIRRELFGSTPPLEKNIRVGAIACQVIGVLARKGQSGMGNDQDDVVVMPLKVFQRRISGSSDVSSMILSARDGVSTSKVQADVERLLRERRKIIAGRQDDFSVNDMTQMAATLTGTTTLMTGLLGAVAAVSLLVGGIGIMNIMLVSVTERTREIGIRLAIGALEKQVLMQFLVEAVTLSLAGGIIGILLGLGLAYAAVSYMNVPFVASPSVILLAFAFSAAIGMVFGYFPARRAAQLNPIEALRHE; from the coding sequence ATGTTCCTTGAAACCGTGAAACTGGCCTTGCGGGCCATCTTCCGCAACATGCTGCGTTCGTTTCTGACGGTTCTCGGCGTCGTCATCGGTGTCGCAGCGGTCATCGCCATGGTGACCATCGGCAACGGCACGACTGCGCAGGTCACGGCGGAAATCTCGAAGCTTGGCACGAACCTGCTGTTCGTCCGGCCGGGCCAATTCGGACCCGGTCGGGCAAGCGCCGAAGCCAAGAAGTTCAACGAGCGCGATGTGCAGGCGATCAGCGACCAGATCGGCGGCCTTCGCGCGGTTGCTGGCGTCAACCAGTCGACCCAGACGGCGATCTACGGCGGAGAAAATCACTCGACCTCGGTCATCGGCACCACTGGCGATTATTTCGTCGCGCAGGACTGGGATCTCGCCAGCGGGCGCACCTTCCTCGTATCGGAAGAGCGCGGCGGTCAGGCGGTCTGCGTCATCGGTGAAACGATCCGGCGCGAACTGTTCGGCTCCACTCCGCCGCTTGAAAAGAACATCCGTGTCGGCGCCATCGCCTGCCAGGTGATCGGCGTTCTCGCGCGCAAGGGCCAGAGTGGCATGGGCAACGACCAGGACGATGTCGTCGTCATGCCGCTCAAGGTCTTCCAGCGCCGTATCAGCGGTTCCAGCGACGTGTCGAGCATGATCCTGTCTGCCCGCGACGGCGTGTCGACCTCCAAGGTTCAGGCCGATGTCGAGCGTCTCTTGCGCGAGCGGCGCAAGATCATTGCCGGCCGCCAGGACGATTTCTCCGTCAACGACATGACCCAGATGGCCGCGACGCTTACCGGCACCACCACGCTGATGACCGGCCTTCTCGGCGCGGTCGCCGCCGTCAGCCTGCTCGTCGGCGGTATCGGCATCATGAACATCATGCTGGTCTCGGTTACGGAGCGAACGCGAGAAATCGGCATCCGTCTGGCGATCGGCGCACTGGAAAAGCAGGTACTCATGCAGTTCCTCGTCGAGGCGGTGACGCTCTCGCTCGCCGGCGGGATCATCGGCATCCTGCTCGGTCTAGGCCTAGCCTATGCCGCGGTGAGCTACATGAACGTGCCCTTCGTCGCCAGCCCCTCGGTCATCCTGTTGGCTTTTGCCTTCTCGGCAGCGATCGGCATGGTCTTCGGCTATTTCCCGGCAAGGCGGGCGGCGCAACTCAACCCCATCGAGGCGCTACGGCACGAATAG
- a CDS encoding transcription-repair coupling factor, whose amino-acid sequence MISLLDAKTIAATKSRLTISHVPDGMVAFLIAEIARQGQPVAYVLSDGQRMADIEQMLGFAAPDIPVLTLPAWDCLPYDRVSPSADVSARRLAALSGLIAHSKKPHPAIVLVTVNAMLQKLAPADVIEHLAFSARPGNQVRMDDIAARLERNGFDRVPTVREVGEFAVRGGILDVFVPGPEEPVRLDFFGDTLESIRFFDPASQRTTGQARSLDLNPMSEVTLTPESISRFRKNYLSLFGAATRDDALYSAVSEGRRYAGMEHWLPLFHDHLETVFDYLRGFRIVTDHTVKEAAEERAKLIRDYYEARLNSGTPGKGHLGQGTPYKPVPPERLYLGAGEFARTLDAHEPLRLTPFAEHDGESRRVIEIPARPGPRWAKNAVEAGESDGQTRTNVFDQAVKYIADKRASGSKVLITGWSEGSLDRLLQVLAEHGLANLKQIAALKDIDGLKKGEAATAVLSLEGGFEAGDLVVVGEQDILGDRMVRRSKRRKRAADFISEVAGLDEGSIVVHAEHGIGRFIGLRTIEAVGAPHACLELQYADDAKLFLPVENIDLLSRYGSEASDAQLDKLGGGAWQMRKAKLKKRLLDMAGALIRVAAERMTRTAPVLTTQEGLYDEFAARFPYDETEDQLNAIEAVRGDLGAGRPMDRLVCGDVGFGKTEVALRAAFVAAMNGIQVAVVVPTTLLARQHFKTFSERFRGLPIRVQQASRLVGTKELNLVKKEVAEGKTDVVVGTHALLGAGIQFANLGLLIIDEEQHFGVKHKERLKELKSDVHVLTLSATPIPRTLQLAMTGVRELSLITTPPVDRMAVRTFISPFDPLVIRETLMREHYRGGQSFYVCPRLADLADIQAFLQSDVPELKVAIAHGQMPASELEDIMNAFYDGKYDVLLSTTIVESGLDVPTANTLIVHRADMFGLAQLYQLRGRVGRSKVRAFALLTLPVNKVLTTTAERRLKVLQSLDTLGAGFQLASHDLDIRGAGNLLGEEQSGHIKEVGFELYQQMLEEAVAEVKGVDEVADTGWSPQISVGTSVMIPDDYVPDLHLRLGLYRRLGELNELGDIDAFGAEMIDRFGPLPAEVQSLLKVVYIKALCRKANVEKLEAGPKGVVVQFRNKEFPNPAALVGFIAKQGTMAKIRPDQSVFLTRDLPTPEKRLAGAAMVMTQFAQLATAG is encoded by the coding sequence ATGATCTCGCTTCTCGATGCCAAGACGATCGCCGCGACCAAATCCAGACTGACGATCTCGCATGTGCCGGATGGCATGGTCGCGTTCCTGATCGCCGAGATCGCGCGGCAGGGGCAGCCGGTCGCCTACGTGCTGTCGGACGGCCAGCGCATGGCCGATATCGAGCAGATGCTCGGCTTTGCCGCGCCGGACATTCCGGTTCTGACGCTGCCCGCCTGGGACTGCCTTCCCTATGACCGCGTATCGCCATCGGCCGATGTCTCGGCCCGACGTCTCGCCGCATTGTCCGGGCTGATTGCCCATTCGAAGAAACCGCATCCGGCCATCGTCCTGGTCACCGTCAACGCCATGCTGCAAAAGCTTGCGCCAGCGGATGTGATAGAGCATCTGGCCTTTTCGGCCAGACCCGGCAATCAGGTGCGGATGGACGACATTGCCGCAAGGCTCGAGCGCAACGGCTTCGACCGGGTGCCGACCGTGCGCGAGGTCGGCGAATTCGCCGTCCGCGGCGGCATTCTCGACGTCTTCGTGCCCGGTCCGGAAGAGCCGGTCCGCCTCGATTTCTTCGGCGATACACTGGAAAGCATCCGCTTCTTCGATCCGGCCAGCCAGCGCACCACGGGGCAGGCGCGCTCCCTCGACCTCAACCCGATGAGCGAGGTGACGCTGACGCCGGAAAGCATCAGCCGTTTCCGCAAGAACTACCTTTCGCTGTTCGGCGCGGCCACCCGCGACGACGCGCTTTATTCGGCCGTGTCCGAGGGACGCCGCTACGCCGGCATGGAACACTGGCTACCGCTGTTCCACGATCATCTGGAAACGGTGTTCGACTATCTCCGCGGCTTCCGCATCGTCACGGACCATACGGTGAAGGAAGCGGCGGAAGAGCGCGCCAAGCTGATCCGCGACTATTACGAGGCGCGGCTGAATTCCGGCACGCCCGGCAAGGGGCATCTGGGACAGGGCACGCCCTACAAGCCCGTACCGCCCGAAAGGCTCTATCTCGGCGCCGGCGAATTCGCCCGCACGCTGGATGCTCACGAACCGCTGCGGTTGACGCCCTTTGCCGAACACGACGGCGAATCCCGCCGGGTAATCGAGATACCGGCAAGGCCGGGTCCGCGATGGGCAAAGAATGCGGTCGAGGCCGGAGAGAGCGACGGGCAGACGCGCACCAACGTGTTCGATCAGGCGGTGAAATACATCGCCGACAAGCGGGCATCAGGCTCCAAGGTGCTGATCACGGGCTGGTCGGAAGGCTCGCTCGACCGCCTGCTGCAGGTGCTTGCCGAACACGGGCTTGCCAATCTCAAGCAGATCGCGGCCCTCAAGGACATCGATGGCTTGAAGAAGGGCGAGGCGGCAACGGCCGTTCTCAGCCTGGAAGGCGGTTTCGAGGCCGGTGATCTCGTCGTCGTCGGCGAACAGGATATTCTCGGCGACCGCATGGTGCGCCGTTCCAAGCGGCGTAAGCGGGCCGCCGATTTCATCTCGGAAGTGGCGGGCCTCGACGAGGGCTCGATCGTCGTTCACGCCGAACACGGCATCGGCCGCTTCATCGGCCTTCGCACCATCGAGGCCGTCGGCGCTCCGCATGCCTGCCTTGAACTGCAATATGCCGACGACGCCAAGCTGTTCCTGCCGGTCGAAAACATCGATCTTCTGTCGCGATACGGGTCCGAGGCAAGCGACGCGCAGCTTGATAAGCTCGGTGGCGGCGCATGGCAGATGCGCAAGGCCAAGCTCAAGAAGCGGCTGCTCGACATGGCAGGCGCTCTGATCCGGGTCGCCGCCGAACGCATGACACGAACCGCTCCGGTGCTGACGACGCAGGAAGGCCTCTACGACGAATTTGCCGCCCGTTTCCCCTATGACGAGACGGAAGACCAGCTGAACGCCATCGAAGCTGTGCGCGGCGATCTCGGTGCAGGCCGGCCGATGGACCGGCTGGTCTGCGGCGACGTCGGCTTCGGCAAGACCGAGGTGGCGTTGCGCGCCGCTTTCGTCGCCGCGATGAACGGCATTCAGGTCGCCGTCGTGGTGCCCACGACGCTTCTTGCCCGCCAGCATTTCAAGACCTTCTCCGAGCGCTTCCGTGGACTGCCGATCCGGGTGCAGCAGGCATCCCGTCTCGTCGGCACGAAGGAGCTTAACCTCGTCAAGAAGGAGGTCGCCGAAGGAAAGACCGATGTCGTGGTCGGCACCCATGCGCTGCTCGGCGCGGGCATTCAGTTCGCCAATCTCGGCCTGCTGATCATCGATGAGGAACAGCACTTCGGCGTCAAGCACAAGGAACGGCTGAAGGAACTGAAGTCAGACGTGCATGTGCTGACGCTGTCTGCGACGCCGATCCCGCGCACCCTGCAGCTTGCCATGACCGGCGTGCGCGAGCTTTCGCTGATCACCACGCCACCGGTCGACCGCATGGCGGTCCGCACTTTCATCTCGCCCTTCGATCCGCTCGTCATCCGCGAGACGCTGATGCGCGAGCATTATCGCGGCGGCCAGAGCTTCTATGTTTGCCCGCGGCTTGCCGATCTTGCCGATATCCAGGCGTTCCTGCAATCCGACGTGCCGGAACTGAAGGTCGCCATCGCCCATGGCCAGATGCCGGCGAGCGAACTCGAAGACATCATGAATGCCTTCTATGACGGCAAGTACGATGTGCTGCTGTCGACCACCATCGTCGAATCCGGTCTCGACGTACCGACCGCCAATACACTGATCGTGCACCGCGCCGACATGTTCGGGCTGGCGCAGCTCTATCAGCTGCGCGGTCGCGTCGGGCGTTCCAAGGTCCGCGCCTTCGCTCTGCTGACACTGCCGGTCAACAAGGTGCTGACGACGACGGCCGAACGGCGCCTCAAGGTGCTGCAGTCGCTCGACACGCTTGGCGCAGGTTTCCAGCTTGCCAGCCATGACCTCGACATCCGCGGCGCGGGCAACCTGCTGGGCGAGGAACAGTCCGGCCATATCAAGGAAGTCGGCTTCGAGCTTTACCAGCAGATGCTGGAGGAGGCGGTTGCGGAAGTGAAGGGCGTGGACGAGGTGGCGGATACCGGCTGGTCGCCGCAGATCTCCGTCGGCACCTCGGTGATGATCCCGGACGATTACGTGCCGGACCTGCATTTGCGCCTCGGCCTTTATCGTCGTCTCGGCGAGCTCAACGAACTCGGCGACATCGATGCCTTCGGCGCGGAAATGATCGACCGCTTCGGGCCGCTTCCGGCCGAAGTCCAGAGCCTGCTCAAGGTCGTCTATATCAAGGCGCTTTGCCGCAAGGCCAATGTCGAGAAGCTGGAAGCCGGTCCGAAGGGCGTGGTCGTGCAGTTCCGCAACAAGGAATTCCCGAACCCCGCCGCATTGGTCGGCTTCATTGCCAAGCAGGGCACCATGGCGAAGATCCGTCCGGACCAGAGCGTATTCCTGACGCGCGACCTGCCGACGCCGGAAAAGCGGCTCGCAGGTGCGGCGATGGTCATGACGCAGTTCGCACAACTCGCGACTGCCGGCTGA
- a CDS encoding succinate dehydrogenase assembly factor 2 family protein, giving the protein MTGLILSSADLDPRRRRILFRCWHRGIREMDLMLGQFAEAEIGTMDEATLDELERIMAEEDQDLIKWITEAAPVPDHLKTPLFERIMACRPDFSPVTMDTAGRPE; this is encoded by the coding sequence ATGACAGGATTGATCCTCAGCAGTGCCGATCTCGATCCGCGCCGCCGGCGTATTCTGTTTCGCTGCTGGCATCGGGGCATTCGCGAGATGGACCTGATGCTCGGACAGTTCGCGGAAGCGGAAATCGGCACGATGGACGAGGCGACGCTTGACGAGCTGGAGCGCATCATGGCCGAGGAAGATCAGGACCTGATCAAGTGGATCACGGAAGCGGCTCCCGTACCGGATCATCTGAAGACCCCGCTCTTCGAGCGCATCATGGCCTGTCGCCCCGATTTCTCGCCCGTCACCATGGACACTGCCGGACGCCCGGAATGA